From the genome of Streptomyces sp. S4.7:
GATGCGCCAGGTGCCCGACCAGATCAGCCAGTGGGTCGAGCAGGACTACTCCTCGCTCGGTACGGACGGCTTCGGCCTCTCCGACACACGTGAGGCGGCCCGCCGTCACTTCGGTGTGGACGCGCACTCGATCACGGTCGCGGCGCTGGCGCAGCTCGCGCGGCGCGGCGAGGTGCCCGCGTCGGCGGTCAAGGAGGCGCGGGAGCGCTACGGCCTCTGAAGGACGCCTCGTCCGTAAGGAAGCGGCTTCCGTCCGGCCCCTCGTGGCCGGGCGGAAGCCGCTTCCTTAGAGGGTTCCTCATGGGGTTCTCCATGAGGAACCCTCTGAGGTCGTGTCCACGGCATGCTTGACCCTGACACCGTGTGAACCCGTGCAGTAGGGAACGTCATGTTCACCATCGGAGACTTCGCCAGGCACGGCCGTGTGTCGGCCCGCATGCTGCGTCACTACGACGCGATCGGGCTGCTGCGCCCCACCCGCACCGACCCGTTCAGCGGGTACCGCTACTACACAGCGGGGCAGCTCGCCGAACTCAACCGGATCATCGCCCTCAAGGATCTCGGCTTCACGCTCCAGCAGGTGCGGGAGATCCTGGAGGGCCGTGTGGGCCCGGACGAGCTGCGCGGGATGCTCACGCTGCGGCGGGCCGAGCTGGAAGCGGCGATGGCGGCTGCGGCCGCCAGGCTGGGCCAGGTCGAGGCGCGGCTCCGGTCGATCGAGAGTGAGGGGCACATGCCCACCGAGGACGTCGTCGTCAAGAGCATCCCCGCGGTACGGGTGGCCGAACTGTCCGCCGTGGCCGCCAGTTTCGAACCCCAGGACATCGGCCCCGTCATCGGCCCTCTGTACGAGGAGCTGTTCCGGCGTCTGGAGGCGGCCGGGGTGCCGGGCACAGGGCCCGGCATCGCCTATTACGAGGACGTGCCGGACGGCGACGGCGCGGTCGTCGTGCACGCCGCTCTCACGGTCTCCGCCGAACCCGATCCCGCCCACGGCTTCCACATCGTCGACCTGCCCCCCGTCGAGCGCGCGGCGGTGATCGTGCACCGCGGCCCGATGGACGCGGCGGTCGGCGACATGCTCCGTACGGAACAGATCCTGGCCGCCTGGAAGGACGCGGGCGGCCATGTCTCGGCCGGATACCCGCGCGAGGTCAGTCTCGAATGCCCGCCGGACCGCGAGAAGTGGGTGACGGAGATCCAGGAACCCCTGGCGTAGCCCGGTCGGTCCGGGCGCACCGCGTCGTCCGTGGACAATGGCTCCATGCGTGCTGCCCGGCTGATCAAGATGGTGCTGCTCCTCCAGTCGCGGCCCTCCATGACCGGTGCCGAGCTGTCACGGGAGCTGGAGGTGTCCGAGCGGACCGTCACACGCGACGCGCTGGCCCTCTCCGAGGCCGGGGTGCCTGTCTACTCGGACCGCGGGCGTTCGGGCGGCTACCGGCTCGTCGGCGGCTACCGCACCCGCCTGACGGGACTGGCACGCGGCGAGGCGGAGGCCCTGTTCCTCTCCGGGCTGCCGAACGCGCTCCGCGAGATGGGCCTTGAGGACGCGGCGTCCGCCGCCCGGCTGAAGGTGTCGGCGGCGCTGCTCCCCTCGCTGCGGGGCGCGTCGGACTCGGCTGCGCAGCGGTTCCACCTGGACGCCCCCGGCTGGTACAAGGAGCCCCAGACGCCGGAACTGCTGCCGGCCGTCGCCGAGGCCGTGTGGGACGACCGCACCGTCGTGGCCCGCTACCGGCGCCAGGACACCGAGGTGGAGCGGGAGCTGGCACCGTACGGACTCGTGCTCAAGGCGGGCGTCTGGTATCTCTGCGCCCGCGTCGACACGTCCTTCCGGGTCTACCGGATCGACCGCTTCACGGAGATAACGCTCTCGCAGGAGCGCTTCGAACGGGACGAGTCCTTCGACCTGCCCGCCTTCTGGGACGAGCGGGCCGCGCAGTTCACCCGGTCCATCCTCCGTACGGAGGTGGTGCTCCGGCTCTCCCCGGAGGGCCTGCGCCAACTGCCGCATCTGACCGACCGGGCTTCGGCCCGGGAGGCGGCGGAGGCGGCCGGCCCGCCGGACGGGGACGGCTGGACGACCCTCACGCTTCCGGTCGAGTCGGCCGACGTGGCGTTCACCCAGCTCCTCGCCTTCGGCCCGGAGCTGGAGGTGGTGGAGCCGGCGGAGCTGCGCGCCCGCTTCGCCGACTCCGCCGAGCGCACCGCGCGTCTCTACCGGTAGCCGTCCATGGAGACCTCCGTACCGGGCGCCGCCGCCTCGGCCGCCATGTACGCCCACACGTCCGGCCGGCTGCCGTCCGCGTCCGTGACGCCGTACTCCTTCGCCAGCTGCCCGCTGGAGAGCGCCTGCCCCGCCCAGCGCTCCCGCTCCGGGTCGGCGGCGAGCGCCGCGATGCCCCGGCCCACGTAGACGGGCGTCTCCGAGAGCGCGAAGTGCCGGTGGGCCTTGATTCCGTCCCGCCAGTTCTCCTCGGTGATGCCGAAGCCGTCGAGCATCTCCTCGGAGCGCATGAAGCCGGGGGTGACCGCGACCGCCGTGCCGCCCACGCTCCTCAACTCCTCGGCCAGCAGGTAGGCCATCCGGATCGGGGCGTTCTTGGCGAGGTCGTAGTAGAGGTTGTTGCGCGGTGTCCTGTTCGACTCGGCCGTCCCGTCGGTGACCTCGACGACCAGCCCGCCGGGCTGCCGTACCAGCAGCGGCAGCGCGACGGAGCTGGTGATCAAATGGGTCTTCACCCCCAGATCGAGCATCCGCAGGCCGCGCTCCAGATCGAGTTCCCAGACCGGGGTGTCGAAGTCCAGGAGCTTGTTCCCGCCCCACACGTCGTTGACCAGCACATCCAGCCGGCCCTGCTCCCGGTCGATCCGCTCCACCAGGGCCCGTACCCGCTCGATCTCCAGATGGTCGGTCGGTACGGCGATGCCCTCGCCGCCCGCGCGGGTGACCAGCTCGGCGGTCTCCTCGATGGTCTCCGTGGCCCGCCCCACCTCGCTGACCTTCTCCCGCGTGGTGCGCCCCGTCACGTACACCGTCGCCCCCGCGGCGCCGAGCTCCACGGCGATCGCCCGCCCCGCGCCCCGGGTGGCCCCGGCGACCAGCGCGATCTTTCCCGTCAGTGGCTTGTCGTGGTTGTCGGTCATCCCGCCGGCTCCCTCTCAGTCGATCTCTCCCGGTGATCGTTCCACGCAAAGGAGACATCTTCTGTCCGGCTTCATCGCCCCGCGCGGCGCGGATGCCCCGCTTTCCGCACTCCGCGTGCGCCGCCCCTCGCCAAGCACGATGCTGTACCCGTGACCGACGAGACGGAGTTCTGGGCGATCATCGACACCACGCGCGAGGCGGCCGGTGGCGATCCCGACGAGCACGCCGATCTCCTCGTGGAGCGGTTGCTCCAGCTGGACCCCGACTCGGTCCTGGACTTCGCCCGGCACTTCGAGACCCGCTACAACCGCGCCTACCACTGGGATCTGTGGGCGGCCGCCGCGATCCTCCTCGGCGGCGCGAGCGACGACGCGTTCGACTACTTCCGCTGCTGGCTCATCGGCCAGGGCCGGGAGGTGTTCGAGGGCGCCGTGCACGAGCCGGACAGTCTCGTCGAACTCGTCGACGAGTTCGACGAGGAGATCGACGGTGACGGCGAGGAGCTGGGGTACGCGGCCGACGAGGCGTACGAACAGCTCACCGGAGCGGTCGCGCCCGATCTGGGGGTCGCCCCGCAGGCCCCGGAGCCCGAGGGCACACCCGTCGACTTCGAGGACCCACAGGCGCTGGCCGACCGGCTGCCCCGTCTGTGGGAGCGGTTCGGCGTCGACTGACCGCCCCGCGTTCCGCCGTCAGGCGTCCAGCGAACGCCCCATGAGCACGTCGTCGACGTAACCGCGGTCCAGGAAGAACTCCCCCGGCAGCACGCCCTCCACCACGAACCCCTCCGACTCGTAGAGAGCGCGCGCCGGTTTGTTGTGCCCGAGCACGCGCAGCGTGATGCGCACCGCGCCCTCCGCGCGCGCCCGCTCCATCGCCGCCCGCAGCAGCAGCCGCGCCACGCCCCGGCCGCGCGCCC
Proteins encoded in this window:
- a CDS encoding MerR family transcriptional regulator, whose product is MFTIGDFARHGRVSARMLRHYDAIGLLRPTRTDPFSGYRYYTAGQLAELNRIIALKDLGFTLQQVREILEGRVGPDELRGMLTLRRAELEAAMAAAAARLGQVEARLRSIESEGHMPTEDVVVKSIPAVRVAELSAVAASFEPQDIGPVIGPLYEELFRRLEAAGVPGTGPGIAYYEDVPDGDGAVVVHAALTVSAEPDPAHGFHIVDLPPVERAAVIVHRGPMDAAVGDMLRTEQILAAWKDAGGHVSAGYPREVSLECPPDREKWVTEIQEPLA
- a CDS encoding WYL domain-containing protein gives rise to the protein MRAARLIKMVLLLQSRPSMTGAELSRELEVSERTVTRDALALSEAGVPVYSDRGRSGGYRLVGGYRTRLTGLARGEAEALFLSGLPNALREMGLEDAASAARLKVSAALLPSLRGASDSAAQRFHLDAPGWYKEPQTPELLPAVAEAVWDDRTVVARYRRQDTEVERELAPYGLVLKAGVWYLCARVDTSFRVYRIDRFTEITLSQERFERDESFDLPAFWDERAAQFTRSILRTEVVLRLSPEGLRQLPHLTDRASAREAAEAAGPPDGDGWTTLTLPVESADVAFTQLLAFGPELEVVEPAELRARFADSAERTARLYR
- a CDS encoding SDR family oxidoreductase, which translates into the protein MTDNHDKPLTGKIALVAGATRGAGRAIAVELGAAGATVYVTGRTTREKVSEVGRATETIEETAELVTRAGGEGIAVPTDHLEIERVRALVERIDREQGRLDVLVNDVWGGNKLLDFDTPVWELDLERGLRMLDLGVKTHLITSSVALPLLVRQPGGLVVEVTDGTAESNRTPRNNLYYDLAKNAPIRMAYLLAEELRSVGGTAVAVTPGFMRSEEMLDGFGITEENWRDGIKAHRHFALSETPVYVGRGIAALAADPERERWAGQALSSGQLAKEYGVTDADGSRPDVWAYMAAEAAAPGTEVSMDGYR
- a CDS encoding DUF4240 domain-containing protein yields the protein MTDETEFWAIIDTTREAAGGDPDEHADLLVERLLQLDPDSVLDFARHFETRYNRAYHWDLWAAAAILLGGASDDAFDYFRCWLIGQGREVFEGAVHEPDSLVELVDEFDEEIDGDGEELGYAADEAYEQLTGAVAPDLGVAPQAPEPEGTPVDFEDPQALADRLPRLWERFGVD